One genomic window of Eggerthella timonensis includes the following:
- a CDS encoding DUF6541 family protein, with product MLPLQLTCCRCRFHVGSAMEGMGVRMWVDFCLAALTGIAVLYGPGFFAWRTLGMRGLAALACAPLFSILAYSILGVVCFFVGVRSTVFSVGLPVAVLSIAACGLALLVARRKGVALGSGERAGRRFDAALVSAYLAVGVAVGLFAFVLPLDGPASSVQTYDNVHHFASVRSFSDSGMWSSLHVSSYLDVSDPAANPLPGTGYYPSGWHIVCSMVISVLGVEVALAVNAVNFLFAAVVFPLSMAFLMKVLFSGDRAIALIGALGAVAVGAFPWILAEVWPLYPNTAAFALVPVLAGCFVALWGRDASGRERIVYGAVFVLGCCCMAFIQPNAVFSAAVFLIPFCVYRSAVEAGRRFQEPKRRVAVMLAAGSVALACVALLWMAALSLPFMQGAVAVYWPPIHSRAQGLMSVLGMGFAGSSVQPIAACLVVAGALYTLRKRRYLWLTCSYLLACCIYYVSAVEGDTLLKHALSGFWYTDPYRTAALAGICSLPLLAMGLHVAYRVCCRALAALRAPGACRVEALSATVVAVAFLALNFLPVRGMLGLGQDAFQGIVATATALNDGSAVNAYGEDKSRFARKAKEVVPSGALIVNQPYDGSLFAYSLDDLNLYYRDISGYGGEDERSESAMIRRRLAAKASDLSVRDAVRTAGAEYVLILDRDVERMEELFFLYNQDDWVGIEAVGDETPGFEAVLKDGDMRLYRIANADALQ from the coding sequence ATGCTACCCTTGCAACTGACATGTTGTAGATGTCGTTTTCACGTCGGTTCTGCGATGGAGGGTATGGGAGTCCGCATGTGGGTCGATTTTTGCTTGGCCGCTCTGACAGGGATTGCGGTGCTGTATGGACCGGGTTTTTTTGCTTGGAGAACCCTTGGCATGAGGGGATTGGCTGCGCTGGCCTGTGCGCCTCTCTTTTCGATCTTGGCATATTCCATCTTGGGGGTTGTGTGCTTCTTCGTCGGCGTGCGGTCGACCGTTTTCTCAGTAGGGCTTCCCGTGGCGGTTCTGTCGATTGCAGCCTGCGGCCTTGCCCTGCTCGTCGCTCGCAGGAAAGGCGTCGCGCTCGGTTCGGGCGAGCGCGCGGGCCGGCGGTTCGATGCTGCTCTCGTCTCGGCGTACTTGGCTGTCGGCGTGGCCGTCGGGTTGTTCGCGTTCGTCCTTCCCTTGGACGGCCCGGCGTCGTCCGTTCAAACGTACGACAACGTGCATCACTTCGCCTCGGTGCGCAGCTTCTCGGATTCCGGCATGTGGTCTTCGTTGCATGTCTCGTCTTACTTGGACGTTTCCGATCCCGCAGCCAACCCTCTGCCGGGAACCGGGTACTATCCGTCGGGATGGCATATCGTATGCTCTATGGTAATAAGCGTTTTGGGCGTCGAGGTTGCGCTGGCCGTTAATGCTGTGAACTTTCTGTTCGCAGCTGTCGTTTTCCCCTTGAGCATGGCGTTTCTCATGAAGGTACTGTTCTCCGGCGATCGCGCTATCGCCTTGATCGGAGCGTTGGGCGCGGTCGCCGTCGGAGCGTTCCCTTGGATTCTCGCCGAGGTGTGGCCCCTATATCCGAACACGGCGGCGTTCGCGCTGGTGCCGGTTCTTGCCGGGTGTTTCGTGGCGCTTTGGGGTCGGGACGCCTCTGGGAGGGAGCGCATCGTATACGGTGCTGTGTTCGTTCTCGGGTGCTGCTGCATGGCCTTCATTCAACCGAACGCCGTGTTCTCGGCGGCAGTCTTCCTCATTCCGTTTTGCGTATATCGATCGGCGGTCGAGGCGGGCCGTCGATTCCAGGAGCCGAAACGTCGCGTGGCGGTCATGCTGGCGGCCGGGTCGGTCGCGCTCGCGTGCGTTGCCTTGCTGTGGATGGCTGCGCTTTCTCTGCCCTTCATGCAAGGAGCCGTCGCAGTGTACTGGCCTCCGATCCATTCAAGGGCGCAGGGTCTCATGAGCGTGCTCGGCATGGGATTCGCCGGATCCTCCGTGCAACCGATCGCGGCGTGCCTCGTCGTTGCGGGCGCGCTGTACACGCTGCGCAAGCGACGCTATCTTTGGCTGACGTGCTCGTATCTTTTGGCATGCTGCATCTATTACGTTTCGGCCGTGGAGGGAGATACCCTGCTCAAGCACGCGCTGTCGGGATTCTGGTACACCGACCCCTATCGCACTGCCGCGCTGGCTGGCATCTGCTCGCTTCCACTTTTGGCAATGGGGCTGCATGTGGCGTACAGGGTTTGCTGCAGAGCCCTTGCGGCCCTGCGCGCCCCTGGTGCCTGCAGGGTCGAAGCCCTTTCTGCGACAGTCGTTGCAGTGGCCTTCCTCGCGTTGAACTTCTTGCCAGTTCGAGGGATGCTCGGACTGGGTCAGGATGCGTTCCAGGGAATCGTCGCTACTGCAACGGCTCTCAATGATGGTTCGGCGGTGAACGCCTACGGCGAAGACAAGAGCCGGTTCGCGAGAAAAGCGAAAGAGGTCGTGCCGTCCGGGGCACTTATCGTCAACCAACCTTACGATGGGTCGCTGTTCGCGTACAGCCTCGATGATTTGAATTTGTACTATCGCGATATATCGGGTTATGGTGGAGAGGACGAGCGCTCGGAGAGCGCGATGATCCGCCGCCGGTTGGCTGCCAAGGCGTCCGATCTTTCGGTGCGAGACGCGGTTCGAACAGCCGGGGCTGAATACGTGCTGATCCTCGATCGGGACGTCGAGCGCATGGAGGAGCTGTTCTTCCTCTACAACCAGGATGATTGGGTGGGCATCGAGGCGGTGGGCGACGAAACCCCCGGGTTCGAAGCGGTTTTGAAGGATGGCGACATGCGCTTGTATCGAATAGCGAACGCCGATGCTTTACAATAG